In one Phycisphaerae bacterium genomic region, the following are encoded:
- a CDS encoding HAD-IIIA family hydrolase — protein sequence MIKKQKANLADIKLLVMDVDGVLTNGTVIINGDGTEGKSFNLQDGHGIRMWQKAGLKVAFLSGRFSQATKYRAEQLEVHYCLQDCFEKLPVLKKLLKDMGVSAKDTAYIGDDLLDLPAIKYVGFGAAVANAVDEVKDAADYVTTRHGGDGAVREVIEYILKTTGKWQELMKKYLPDSEKA from the coding sequence ATGATAAAAAAGCAAAAAGCAAATCTTGCAGATATAAAACTGCTGGTTATGGATGTTGATGGTGTGCTAACGAATGGGACCGTAATAATCAACGGCGACGGCACCGAAGGTAAATCCTTCAATCTGCAGGATGGTCACGGGATTCGAATGTGGCAAAAAGCAGGGCTGAAAGTCGCCTTTTTAAGCGGCCGATTTTCGCAGGCGACGAAGTACCGGGCTGAGCAACTTGAAGTCCATTACTGTCTCCAGGATTGTTTCGAAAAACTCCCCGTCCTCAAGAAGCTGCTTAAGGATATGGGGGTTTCGGCAAAGGATACAGCTTATATTGGCGACGATTTGTTGGATTTGCCGGCAATAAAATACGTCGGGTTTGGGGCAGCTGTCGCCAATGCAGTTGATGAAGTCAAGGATGCGGCTGATTACGTAACGACACGTCATGGAGGCGATGGGGCCGTGCGTGAAGTAATAGAATACATCCTGAAAACCACCGGCAAATGGCAGGAGCTTATGAAAAAGTATCTGCCGGATTCTGAAAAAGCGTAA
- a CDS encoding Rne/Rng family ribonuclease, with product MSREMLINVAETEECRVAIVENSALEELYVERTSAGSRVGNIYKGRVVNIEAGIQAAFIDCGTGKNGFLHISDLHPRYFAGADNDSTENVGRRKALKERLPIQSCLRKGEELIVQVTKEGINTKGPTLSTYLALPGKFLVMMPWMRKLGISHKIEDDNERIRLRQILNEIRPPKGMGFIIRTAGQGCSKRDIQNDLKYLGRLWVAIEKRIETERAPSGLYQESDLVTRTLRDVLNSKIDKIICDSENVVRKIKDFLSIATPRLRQNVIYYDSKVPLFHKYRIEDEIVKIQSRTVALKGGGSIVIEQTEALVAIDVNSGRYRKGQGAEQTAFKTNMEAAPEIARQLRLRDLGGLIICDFIDMRSEKHRREVEKAFRGFVKTDRARSRMLRISRFGVVEMTRQRMRPSLQSTTYLACPHCGGAGFIKSHESLAIEIIRMLNFSVSKDHVKRIELFVSPEVGGYLQNEKRTAIAQIEQFSGKRVIIHTEPDYIGGKHNLVCYNDRGSVVKL from the coding sequence ATGTCAAGAGAGATGCTTATAAACGTTGCCGAGACCGAAGAATGCAGGGTGGCAATAGTTGAAAACAGTGCCCTCGAAGAGCTGTATGTGGAAAGGACTAGCGCGGGCAGCCGCGTCGGCAATATTTACAAAGGAAGGGTAGTAAACATTGAAGCCGGTATACAGGCGGCATTTATAGACTGCGGAACAGGAAAGAATGGCTTCCTTCATATCAGCGACCTCCACCCCCGTTATTTTGCCGGTGCTGACAATGACTCTACTGAAAACGTCGGCCGCAGAAAAGCGCTAAAGGAACGGCTGCCAATCCAGAGTTGTCTTCGTAAGGGCGAGGAGCTTATCGTTCAGGTAACTAAAGAAGGAATAAACACCAAAGGGCCGACTCTCAGCACATATCTCGCCTTGCCGGGCAAGTTTCTGGTTATGATGCCGTGGATGCGAAAGCTCGGGATTTCTCACAAGATAGAAGATGACAATGAGCGGATAAGACTGCGGCAGATTCTTAATGAAATCAGGCCGCCCAAGGGAATGGGCTTTATTATCCGAACAGCGGGGCAGGGATGCTCAAAAAGGGATATTCAAAACGATTTGAAGTATCTTGGACGATTGTGGGTTGCCATCGAAAAACGGATAGAAACTGAAAGGGCGCCGAGCGGACTTTACCAGGAATCTGATTTGGTCACTCGAACATTGAGGGACGTTCTTAACAGCAAGATAGACAAGATTATATGTGATTCTGAAAATGTCGTCCGAAAGATTAAGGATTTTCTTTCGATAGCGACGCCGCGATTGAGACAAAACGTAATATATTACGACAGCAAGGTTCCGCTGTTTCACAAATACCGAATCGAGGACGAAATAGTTAAAATTCAGTCCCGCACGGTGGCACTTAAAGGTGGCGGCTCAATTGTAATCGAACAAACTGAAGCGCTGGTGGCGATAGACGTAAACAGCGGCCGGTACCGCAAGGGACAGGGCGCCGAGCAAACCGCTTTCAAAACCAATATGGAGGCGGCGCCGGAAATAGCAAGGCAGCTCAGACTGCGAGACCTCGGCGGACTGATAATCTGCGACTTTATTGATATGCGCAGCGAGAAACACCGCAGGGAGGTTGAAAAAGCTTTTCGCGGTTTTGTCAAAACCGACCGCGCCCGTTCGAGAATGTTGAGAATAAGCAGATTCGGCGTGGTGGAAATGACCCGTCAGCGAATGCGGCCTTCGCTGCAATCGACCACCTATCTGGCGTGCCCGCATTGCGGAGGCGCAGGTTTTATTAAAAGCCATGAGTCACTGGCTATCGAGATTATTCGAATGTTAAATTTTTCGGTATCAAAAGACCATGTAAAACGCATCGAGTTGTTTGTATCTCCGGAGGTTGGCGGCTATTTGCAAAATGAGAAGCGAACTGCGATTGCACAGATAGAGCAGTTCAGCGGCAAGCGAGTGATAATTCACACTGAGCCGGATTACATCGGCGGAAAACACAATTTGGTCTGTTATAACGACCGCGGAAGTGTGGTAAAATTATAG